One window of the Eucalyptus grandis isolate ANBG69807.140 chromosome 6, ASM1654582v1, whole genome shotgun sequence genome contains the following:
- the LOC104448345 gene encoding trafficking protein particle complex subunit 3 codes for MPTVGPRSGDAIFANVERVNAELFTLTYGAIVRQLLTDLEEVEEVNKQLDQMGYNIGTRLIDEFLAKANISRCVDFKETAEMIAKVGFKMFLGVTASVTNWDIEGTCCNMVLEENPLVDFVELPDTCQGLYYCNVLCGVIRGALEMVSMKTEVTWVRDVLRGDDSYELQVKLLKRVPEEYPYKDDE; via the exons ATGCCCACCGTCGGTCCTCGATCTGGTGATGCAATCTTCGCAAATGTTGAGCGAGTG AATGCAGAGCTGTTTACTTTAACCTATGGAGCAATTGTGCGTCAATTGCTTACAGACCTGGAGGAGGTTGAGGAAGTCAACAAACAACTCGATCAAAT GGGTTATAATATAGGCACtagattgattgatgaatttctagCAAAGGCTAATATCTCCAGATGTGTTGACTTCAAGGAGACAGCCGAAATGATTGCTAAG GTGGGTTTCAAGATGTTCTTAGGAGTCACTGCATCAGTGACCAATTGGGACATCGAGGGAACCTGTTGCAATATGGTTTTGGAGGAGAATCCCTTGGTAGACTTTGTGGAGCTTCCTGATACATGCCAAGGCCTATATTACTGCAACGTCTTATGCGGGGTCATCAGAGGGGCCTTAGAAATG GTGTCGATGAAGACTGAAGTCACATGGGTCCGAGATGTGCTCCGAGGGGATGATTCGTATGAGTTGCAGGTGAAACTTCTGAAGCGAGTCCCAGAAGAGTACCCGTACAAAGACGATGAATAA